ATTGTGTTTCCGATCGATCTATGTCGTATCAACAACCGCGATTGCAGTGATGTTTCCTTACTTCAACCAGGCTATTGGATTGGTAGGAGGATTCGGCTTTTGGCCCTTGACGGTATATTTTCCTGTGGAAATGTATTTTAAGCAGAAAAATATTGAGGCATGGACAATTAAGTGGATCATGCTTCGAGCCTTCAGCGTCATCTGCTTTTTGGTGACAGCGTTTGCTTTGATTGGATCAGCTGAAGGGCTGATGAGTGCAAGATTGAGCTAAGAGAGTGAAGAAAGAAGCGAAGAGAATGTCTTTCATCTTCCAATTCTCGATAATCAGTCGTATGGAGATCTTCAATCTGGAATTCTCTTTTCGATATTGATTGCAAGGGGATGTCCTGAGGCAGAATTACTGATTATGGTGAGGGCATCTCCAAGTTTTTAGTTGAGAAGCCATGGATTCATCATCAGAACCAGATGGAACCTGGAATTGTTTGAAGCACGGTTCCTgtgaattaatattatataaaatgtaAGATGGGAAAAGCTTTACTTAATATGATACCGTGtgaaaaattgtttgtttttcgaAAATTTCGATCTACATATCCAGGTAGCCAGCCCTGTATTGTTAGCTGAGGCAGGATTCAGGTAGCCTCCAAAGTGAGCTGTCTTCATCaggatttttcttaaaaaaagcaATCTCCCACTTGACTAGGATTTGAAGGAGTGACGGCATGGAGGATTGACAGAGCTAAAGCACAAGTACCCCGTTGTCTCCGTGGCACTGGCATGCATTTGCAACGAGGGGACTAAACAACTAAGAAATTAGAAGTCGTTGTCGCTTGCCACTGCTAATGATATGATACGATACTATTTCTTCTTTAAATAATGCAAGCACCTTGCCTtaacttttccttttccttttcttttttttttttaaaaaaaaaaaaacatcagaaacCAGAATTGAGATTGAAATTGTAAGAAGAATCCTTAGctgcctatatatataaaaacaacgtTGTGTTtctcataaaagaaagaaattgaatttgCATGAAAGATCATATGGGAGTAGAAGCAGAAGAAGAGGCATCAATACCATTCTTGCAGGCTCCTCAGCCTGGAATCAAGAGAACTGGTTTGTCTTCTATTTTCTTGATGATGATCCTCATCAGATCTTTCCTTGactcgaaatcaagtgattgtGAAATGAATTGTGATGAAGGGACCGCATGGACGGCAGTGGCACACATAATAACGGGAGTGATAGGGTCGGGGGTGCTATCACTGGCATGGAGCATGGCTGAGTTAGGGTGGATTGCAGGTCCTGTAACCATGTTGTGTTTTGCTTCAGTCACCCTCCTCTCTGCGATTGCTATCGGTCTCCCGATCCTGAATTTGGTCCCAGAAGAAATCGGTCTTAGCTTGAAGCTGTTCGTGAGACTCTAGGTACAAGAATATCCTCCTAGTACTCGTGTCtccttccttctttcttttctcattctCAACCTATTTCGCCCTCTTGTCAGGTGAGTTcatctcttctctctcaaatATAATTGagactgaaaaataaatgaattaaacaTTTGGACCAAATTGGTCATGccttttttccatgttttatattgtggttcgctttcttttattttctttctttctactacaatttaaaaatttatctcatGAAATTAGAtcacataaaaattcaataaaaaaatgaggttaaaattaaaaaaaaaattacatcatacAAATATCAtctatttatatcaaatacaaaaggaaaaaaaataaagatataaattacAGTAATATCTTTGAAAcgttataaaaatacaaaataaaaaatagctactttttaaaaacattaaattttttataaaaaatcaaagagagaaaaaggatactaatttaaattaattaaaataaaaacttaatgtaaattaaaaaaatacaaccacaTATGTGGGTATTAATTACAAAggtcttaaaataaaataatgaggcAAGGGGTGCATTTAGGTCTAGTAGGTCTCCCTAATTAATTTGCACTTGTATCTATAAACCTAGACCCCCATATTTTGGCACGCGCGTGCATGTGTTTGTGTCTGTGtattattaatgtgggtgtGTGAGTGAATTTATATATCTTGACTAGTTTTATAGATTcttaacgatcatataaactTTTAGTAACCTTGAGAGGACTTGAACTTGTGATCATTgcaaagtaaatttaaaacctaatcAGTTGAGCTATccctttatatatttgtttcaaaAAGAAGTAGGCGATATATTTTCCATtactttctatttaaaaaaaaataaagtaaatggtGCATCACTTGTTCTGCAATTTAATTTACGGCAACTCATATGGCTAGAACCCATTGAAAAGTTGGGTTTCTaacttttgaattaaaaacactcaattttaactcatttttcacCTGAGAAGTATCTAAAAAGACATCCTAGtcactttaataaaaattcatttatgaCTTTTAAATAGCAAAAATTCagttaaaatcacaaaaaaaaaacctaaaaccgCAAAACTTTTCAAGCCTTGATTTACTTTTTTCGATAAGATAAAAGCCAAAAATATTCATCATCAAACTCATTTCATCGTACGGAATCTTTTGACATCAAACTTGGTTATTTTGGCTACTGGAATCGTGACTATcaacaccttttttttctatcttctaACGAgcttctttctcctctctcaatTCCTAATCCATTGATCcagaaatgaacaaaataaaaattatcatgaatctGGTATTATTTATGTAGtttctctatattttatatttcaatcatCTATCGTTTAATTTGGTCTTTTTACCACAATTTCAAACTTGATATCATCTCAttacactataaaaaaaaatcaattgaaattttaaaaaacatatatgatgaaaataaaataaaacaaaagagttGGGGAGGTGTTTTGGCACCATAAAAACCctagtttttttagttgtttatataatataatttgcattgtatttaaaagtgtttttcaagacaattttaaattgaaaagggcattaattttatggttttcaACTTCAATACAATTTGAGGAAAACACATTTTATCCCACTATCAAACacacttcatttctttttaattagatttgatTTAGACATATCAgttaataattcaaaatcatgTTGAAGCTATAGATTCAGAGAAAGATCATATCCCAACTAATTATGTCTTTGACATATTAACTAGCTTTGACATGTTCCAGGAAAAAGGAATGCATTGGTATGTGGCGTCTTCGCCCAAATAGGCTTTTACGGGACAGGAATTGCCTACACTATTACTACTGCTACCAGCATGAGGTATTTATGTTAATCTCAAATCCCAGATTCATTATCTATTTGCGTTTTCATGTAATTTGAcatggtttttatatatattatctaaaaCCATTTATGATGAATGTGAAATTGACTGATCATTCTTAGATTCATGGTTTTTGTCTTAGTTTTCATCTGAAATTCTACAATTCAACAAGGATTTTATATATCCATACTTGTATTttggttaatattttttgtgtatatatttttattatcctgcaaatatatataattggttTTACTAAACAGTTTCTCCAACAATCTTTAAATGTCAACGATCCTCCGATAACGAGGGAACCTCTTGACAGGATTTGGATTTTATGAACCGTACTGGCTTATTGACTTCGCCAATGCTTGTATTGTGCTTCATCTAGTTGGTGGCTATCAGGTATGAGTGTATAAAATGTTCATGATTACTAGATGAGCTGATGCACCTTCGTAGTAGCGTCGTAGAAGTAACAATCCCTGAAATATTCACAATATTTGATTGTGCTTACAGGTTTACAGTCAGCCATTATTTGCGGTCATTGAAAACTGGATTGCAGAGAAATATCCAGAAAACAGGTTTTTGAATAAGAATCTCACCTACAAATGTTCGTTTCCAGTTGAATCTCCTCAGATTGTGTTTCCGAACGATCTACGTCGTATCAACAACCGTGATTGCAGTGATGTTTCCTTACTTCAACCAGGTTATTGGATTGTTAGGAGGATTCGGCTTTTGGCCCTTAGCTGTATACTTTCCTGTGGAAATGTATTTTAAGCAGAAAAATATTGAGGCAAGGACAATTAAGTGGATCATGCTTCGAGCCTTCAGCGTCATCTGCTTTTTGGTGACAGCGTTTGCTTTGATTGGATCAGTTGAATGGCTGATGAGTGCAAGATTGAGCCAAGGGAGTAAAAGGGATGTCCTGAGGCAGAATTACTGATTATGGTGAAGGCATCTGATCCAAGTTTTAGTTGAGAAGCCATGGATTCATCATCAGAGAACTACATGGAACCTGGAATTGTTTAAAGCACGGTTCCTgcgaataaatattatataaaatgtaAGATGGGAAAAGCTTTACTTGATCCGATaatctgtgtttgtttttcgatgtatatgattattttatgttgaataataaatagtatttagATAATAGATATTCACATGAACACTTAACTGGCGGCATTGAAATTGGCAGTCCCCCCCGTCAACAAGGTTTCAGGCGAGATGTTTTGTACGGAGTAATTAGAAAGAGTACAAGGGCAGTTGGTTGTGTCTTCTCTCTACTGCATCAATGGCTTCTTTCTTGCAAGTTGTACAGAACAAGACCATTCATTCTCTCTTGAGGCTGCGTGTCAAAATGATGAGCCACACGTACGTGGAACGACCTTAAACTTCACATGTTCTGCTTTCAAGGAATTCGAGACTCCTACTATGGAGGCGGTGGTAAAATTGTGTGATCAAAGCAGAAAGCCACCCAACCCAAAACATCTGCAAGGACCTCCAAGGGGAGTCAACAAGTGAGAGAGTTGACCGGGTGTCGTGTGGGTGAGCTACCAGCCCACCTCTCACACTCTCAATAGCGTTGaatagtttaataaaatcatgCGCCTTCGAtgccatttttattatttccaatttaatttaacctcATGCAATATTTCATATGCAAACCTAACTTTTGTTTCTGTATATAAGAATTGACCCGCTTACCATTTCTTTTCTCACTTgcacttgttttcttttctttataattttgctCCCCCAAAATTCGAGGCACTCGACAATTTTCTTATCATTCATTAGTAGACAGCATTATAGCAGCAAAGTATTAGCATTTCTTAAGGAGGGTAGTGCGAGAGAAGAAGAGTAAACAAAAGACAAGCACACAGAGATGGGCAGGATTCCGTGTTGTGAGAAGGACAACGTGAAAAGGGGGCAATGGACACCTGAAGAAGATAACAAACTCTCTTCTTACATCGCCCAACACGGCACCCGTAACTGGCGGCTCATCCCCAAGAATGCTGGTTTCTGTCCTTTCCCCCCTCCACATTAATGTTCTTAATAGCATCATCATTCATCTGCTATAATTTATGACCggattattattgtttttctatgtCCTTGTATGATTAAGGTCTCCAGAGATGTGGGAAGAGTTGCAGGTTGCGGTGGACTAATTATCTCCGGCCTGATCTGAAGCACGGCCAGTTTTCAGATGCAGAAGAACATACCATTGTCAAGCTTCACTCTGTTGTTGGCAACCGGTACAccgatcaatatatatatatatttgctcaGTCTTTCAATACATGCTGCATAAACCTTTTTTGGTATCAAGTTCTGCTATTCAATGACTGATTGCGAAACGGCATCACAGATGGTCATTGATTGCTGCTCAGCTTCCAGGCCGCACAGACAATGATGTTAAAAATCACTGGAACACCAAGCTGAAAAGGAAGCTTTCTGGCATGGGTATAGACCCAGTTACCCACAAGCCCTTCTCCCACCTCATGGCAGAGATTGCCACCACACTAGCAACACCGCAGGTGGCTAACCTTGCAGAAGCAGCCCTTGGCTGCTTCAAGGATGAAATGCTCCACCTGCTCACTAAAAAGCGGATTGACTTCCAGCTGCTACAATGCAACACAAATGGAGTACAAGGGAGCACCTCATCCCCTTATATTGCCACTAAACATGATGAAAATGATGATACTATTGAGAGAATCAAGCTTGGTTTCTCGAGGGCCATGCAAGAACCTGGAATTCTGCCCCCAAACAAGACCTGGGATTCCACTGGTGCTACCTCTGCCAATTTTGCAGGCACCTGCGCCTACTTCCCTTCATCAGTTAATGCATTTTTATGTGGTCCATCTTCTTTTGGCAACGAAGTAGCTTTATCGCCATGGAGTCAGAGTATGTGCACTGGAAGCACGTGCACAGCAGGTGACCAACAAGGTAGATTGCATGAAAAGCTCGATGATGAGAATGGAGAAGAATCCCAGGGTGGGAAAGAGATTAGAAATGGCTCCTCCCTCTTCAATACAGACTGCGTTCTATGGGATTTACCATCTGATGATCTAATGAATTCAATAGTTTAAGGATATTTAAATCACAAAATAGGCAATGATACCCTTCAT
This is a stretch of genomic DNA from Populus alba chromosome 11, ASM523922v2, whole genome shotgun sequence. It encodes these proteins:
- the LOC118029440 gene encoding transcription factor MYB80; protein product: MGRIPCCEKDNVKRGQWTPEEDNKLSSYIAQHGTRNWRLIPKNAGLQRCGKSCRLRWTNYLRPDLKHGQFSDAEEHTIVKLHSVVGNRWSLIAAQLPGRTDNDVKNHWNTKLKRKLSGMGIDPVTHKPFSHLMAEIATTLATPQVANLAEAALGCFKDEMLHLLTKKRIDFQLLQCNTNGVQGSTSSPYIATKHDENDDTIERIKLGFSRAMQEPGILPPNKTWDSTGATSANFAGTCAYFPSSVNAFLCGPSSFGNEVALSPWSQSMCTGSTCTAGDQQGRLHEKLDDENGEESQGGKEIRNGSSLFNTDCVLWDLPSDDLMNSIV